One region of Anaerolineae bacterium genomic DNA includes:
- a CDS encoding glycosyltransferase family 39 protein — protein sequence MSRGWEVRVDLLVYRARLATAVSAYWAVLAVTVLAAGLRAFQIGAKTLWLDEAFSLWVARHPLPELWAWLVRIDQHPPLYYTLLHFWLAFGDGEAALRSLSALAGSATIPIIYGLGRTISGHRLGLLAAFLLAISPLHVQFGQEARMYALLTLAATLAMWGLAWLLKEPEAAARPIGSGWRSWWRARQGAGALDRKGWVADAAWIAYMVGTVAALLSHNTAIFLPIAANLIAWIEWWPHRRQRRGLLRNWLLAQGAVILLWSIWLPAFLVQSLMVYREFWIPKPDLLYVVVTMQMLYASFIGPSLLLRPWLDLIVLGLAAVGFWGWRQERRWLAFTLALWLVAPVGELIVSIWRPIFYIRTLIWTSIPLYLAIAAGVARLGSLASLPHRIAWQRAALAALVAINAGGLGNYYFGFQKEAWDQGAAYIAQRAQPDDLILFNATWVQIPFDYYFRRYHLPVAKHGVPVDLFDRGLEPKMTREDLPRLEALAKGHRRVWLVYSHNWYTDPEGLIPATLERLGRLADRREFHGLRVDLYEMNEIGQP from the coding sequence GTGTCGCGAGGGTGGGAAGTGAGGGTAGATCTTCTAGTGTATCGAGCCCGCTTGGCCACAGCCGTATCCGCTTATTGGGCTGTGTTGGCCGTTACGGTGCTAGCAGCCGGGCTGCGCGCCTTCCAGATCGGCGCCAAGACGCTGTGGCTGGATGAGGCGTTCAGCCTATGGGTCGCGCGGCATCCGCTGCCGGAGCTATGGGCCTGGCTGGTGCGCATTGATCAGCACCCACCTCTCTATTACACGTTGCTTCACTTCTGGCTGGCCTTCGGCGATGGCGAGGCGGCGCTGCGATCGTTGTCTGCGCTGGCGGGAAGCGCGACCATCCCCATCATATACGGGTTGGGGCGCACCATCAGCGGACATCGCCTAGGGCTGTTGGCGGCCTTCTTGCTGGCGATCTCACCGCTGCATGTTCAGTTTGGCCAAGAAGCGCGCATGTATGCGCTGCTGACCCTGGCGGCTACGCTGGCGATGTGGGGGCTAGCGTGGTTGTTGAAAGAGCCAGAGGCCGCCGCGCGGCCAATCGGCTCCGGATGGCGTTCCTGGTGGCGAGCGCGTCAGGGCGCAGGGGCTTTGGATCGAAAGGGATGGGTAGCTGACGCGGCTTGGATTGCCTATATGGTGGGCACTGTGGCGGCGCTGCTGTCTCATAACACTGCGATTTTCCTGCCCATCGCGGCGAACCTGATCGCCTGGATCGAATGGTGGCCCCATCGCAGGCAGCGACGCGGCCTCTTGCGCAACTGGCTGCTCGCTCAAGGCGCGGTGATCCTGCTGTGGAGCATATGGCTGCCGGCATTTCTCGTGCAATCGCTGATGGTCTACCGCGAGTTTTGGATCCCCAAACCCGATCTGCTCTACGTCGTTGTTACCATGCAGATGCTGTATGCCTCGTTTATTGGGCCCAGCCTGCTGTTGCGGCCGTGGCTGGACCTAATCGTGCTGGGGCTTGCGGCCGTGGGCTTCTGGGGCTGGCGACAGGAACGGCGCTGGCTGGCGTTCACGCTGGCGCTATGGCTGGTGGCTCCTGTGGGCGAGCTGATCGTGAGCATTTGGCGTCCCATCTTCTACATCCGCACGCTGATCTGGACCTCTATCCCGCTCTATCTGGCCATCGCTGCAGGAGTGGCTCGATTGGGATCGCTGGCTTCTCTTCCCCATCGGATCGCCTGGCAACGGGCTGCTCTGGCTGCCCTTGTCGCCATCAACGCGGGTGGGCTGGGCAATTATTACTTCGGCTTTCAGAAAGAGGCATGGGATCAGGGGGCTGCGTATATCGCCCAGCGGGCGCAGCCGGATGATCTCATCCTGTTCAACGCCACCTGGGTGCAGATCCCCTTCGATTACTATTTTCGCCGATACCATTTGCCGGTGGCCAAGCATGGGGTGCCGGTGGACTTGTTTGATCGGGGTTTGGAGCCGAAGATGACGCGAGAGGACCTGCCGCGGCTGGAGGCGTTGGCCAAAGGCCATCGGCGTGTATGGCTGGTATACAGTCACAATTGGTACACCGATCCCGAGGGGCTTATCCCGGCTACCTTGGAACGCCTGGGCCGGCTGGCCGATCGCCGAGAGTTCCACGGCCTGCGGGTGGATTTGTATGAGATGAACGAGATAGGCCAGCCATAG
- a CDS encoding O-antigen ligase family protein has translation MPTTSSFSRFHAVGFTLFVVLAMALLASAARPSFTPRGERAPAPFTDRPLRIGVNVALERADEATVEATLDAIAAAGLIWVRQRFPWDAIEPEPGVFHWERWDHLVDAVRTRGLHLIAVLDGSPTWARPQNPDNPLAPPLDPITFGCFATAFAARYGDRIDHYQIWDEPNIQPHWSGEIHPAGYVALLREGALAVRRADPGAVVLTAALAPTLEQGPWNLSDILFLREMYRAGAAPWFDVVAAQPFGFEEAPDQPPTTHRLNFARVVMLRTEMEYAGDDEKPIWGVRFGWHTPTQPSEHSIWGSVSPTEQVTWTEAAIRRTKMEWPWLGALLWAVWQPAANGSWAAPPDDPLWGFALMERDGRPRATLSALTAAARPQNIAWPGRYDMSHPALRWEGSWRRAGGAADVGRSGDALIIPFYGTRLDLRVQRGRYWALLWAEVDGRPANALPRDAAGRSYLVLYDPLGRAEWVTVARHLSPGEHQVKLIAEGGWGQWALNGFAVAYERPTSASWPVVVAFLGALAVGVMARWAWSRHISRRYALHPLAALHHLLPVLQAAPTVSSSVALMFSVLAYAGLPWPWAIAPLLLAGWLIARAPEPGLAMIAFWAPFYYVQKPLSGEWLSHAEALVAATLVWRVLSLLRGVPSLLRSCGENLRVLCGFSGAIPSRSVQGFLRALDGTVLAFVLVGVISAWIAPDRGAAWTALRRLILVPASLYLLWRTLPVSRQTADWTAGAWIVSGVVISLIGLVGYLESSTVVAGGVARLRSVYYSPNEAALLLVRVWPLAMSIALAGRDRWRLPALGAAMAMLLALLLTFSRGAWLLGVPTGALALALFIPLVSASSSAQGRALSWLARRSWGLWIALAAVGAGLVWASRGWGTALRPEVWQAAWAMWRDHPWLGVGLDGFQWAYPRYMALDAWREPLLYHPHNLVLELGTWMGTLGLLAMVAIIYAWAKLWRAAMRMAPSPVLVGVAAGWTAGLVHGLVDAAFFLPHLAFLTMTALGVTAAYKVDLPSRRARIE, from the coding sequence ATGCCCACTACTTCCAGCTTTTCACGCTTTCACGCTGTAGGGTTTACCCTGTTCGTTGTGTTGGCGATGGCACTGCTGGCCTCAGCGGCTCGCCCGTCCTTCACCCCGAGAGGGGAGAGAGCGCCAGCGCCCTTCACTGATCGTCCGTTGCGGATCGGGGTAAATGTGGCGCTCGAGCGCGCAGATGAGGCCACTGTGGAGGCCACGTTGGACGCCATCGCCGCTGCTGGGCTCATCTGGGTACGCCAGCGCTTCCCCTGGGATGCCATTGAGCCGGAGCCCGGCGTCTTTCACTGGGAACGGTGGGATCACCTGGTGGATGCTGTCCGAACGCGAGGCTTACATCTGATCGCAGTGCTGGACGGCAGCCCGACCTGGGCCCGTCCTCAGAATCCCGATAATCCACTGGCTCCTCCACTCGATCCCATCACTTTTGGCTGCTTTGCGACGGCCTTCGCCGCCCGATATGGCGATCGTATTGACCACTACCAGATCTGGGACGAGCCGAACATTCAGCCGCATTGGTCTGGCGAGATCCATCCGGCCGGCTATGTGGCCTTGTTGCGCGAAGGCGCGCTTGCGGTGCGCCGCGCTGACCCAGGCGCGGTCGTGCTGACGGCTGCGCTGGCCCCTACGCTGGAACAGGGACCATGGAATCTCAGCGATATCCTGTTCCTACGAGAGATGTATCGGGCAGGGGCCGCGCCTTGGTTTGATGTGGTAGCGGCTCAGCCCTTCGGCTTTGAAGAGGCGCCAGATCAACCACCGACCACCCATCGGCTCAACTTCGCCCGCGTAGTGATGCTGCGGACAGAGATGGAGTACGCCGGTGATGACGAAAAGCCGATTTGGGGTGTTCGTTTCGGTTGGCACACGCCCACGCAGCCAAGCGAGCACTCTATCTGGGGGTCGGTTTCACCAACTGAGCAGGTCACCTGGACCGAGGCGGCGATACGGCGGACGAAGATGGAGTGGCCGTGGCTGGGCGCGCTGCTGTGGGCTGTGTGGCAGCCGGCAGCCAACGGGTCATGGGCCGCTCCGCCGGATGATCCGCTATGGGGATTCGCCCTGATGGAGCGAGACGGTAGACCGCGAGCGACGCTTTCGGCGTTGACGGCTGCGGCCAGGCCGCAAAACATAGCTTGGCCTGGCCGTTATGACATGAGCCATCCGGCCTTACGCTGGGAGGGAAGTTGGAGGCGCGCGGGCGGCGCCGCCGATGTGGGCCGATCCGGCGATGCGCTGATCATCCCCTTTTACGGGACCCGGCTAGACCTGCGCGTGCAGCGTGGTCGTTACTGGGCGCTCCTATGGGCGGAGGTGGATGGCCGCCCGGCTAACGCTTTGCCGCGCGACGCCGCTGGACGCTCGTATCTAGTGCTATATGATCCGCTGGGCCGCGCGGAATGGGTCACGGTAGCACGTCACCTATCCCCAGGCGAACATCAGGTGAAGCTGATCGCCGAGGGGGGCTGGGGACAATGGGCGCTGAACGGATTCGCCGTGGCCTACGAGCGGCCAACGTCGGCGTCGTGGCCAGTTGTTGTGGCGTTCCTGGGCGCGCTCGCTGTCGGCGTCATGGCCAGGTGGGCCTGGTCCCGTCACATCTCTAGGCGCTATGCCCTTCACCCTCTAGCCGCGCTTCATCATCTTTTGCCCGTTCTTCAAGCTGCACCTACCGTCTCATCATCGGTTGCGCTGATGTTCTCAGTGCTGGCCTATGCTGGGCTGCCATGGCCCTGGGCGATAGCTCCGTTGCTACTGGCCGGCTGGCTGATCGCCCGCGCACCTGAACCAGGGTTGGCGATGATCGCCTTTTGGGCTCCGTTTTACTATGTGCAGAAGCCGTTAAGCGGCGAATGGCTTTCACACGCAGAAGCCCTTGTAGCGGCAACGCTGGTTTGGCGGGTCCTTTCCCTGCTGCGGGGAGTGCCAAGCCTGTTGAGATCCTGTGGGGAAAATCTCCGCGTCCTTTGCGGCTTCAGTGGTGCAATCCCTTCGCGAAGCGTCCAGGGCTTTCTGCGTGCGCTGGACGGCACGGTGCTGGCGTTTGTGCTCGTGGGGGTGATCTCGGCGTGGATTGCGCCGGATCGAGGAGCGGCATGGACGGCGCTGCGCCGGCTAATCCTAGTGCCGGCCAGCCTGTACCTGCTATGGCGGACATTACCGGTGAGCCGTCAGACAGCGGATTGGACGGCAGGAGCATGGATTGTATCCGGCGTTGTGATCAGTCTGATCGGCCTGGTCGGCTACCTCGAGAGCTCAACGGTAGTGGCTGGGGGAGTTGCCCGGCTGCGCTCGGTTTACTATTCGCCGAACGAGGCCGCCCTGCTGCTGGTGCGTGTCTGGCCGCTGGCGATGAGCATCGCCCTGGCCGGGCGCGATCGCTGGCGGCTGCCGGCTCTGGGAGCTGCGATGGCCATGCTTCTGGCGCTGCTGCTGACCTTCTCTCGCGGCGCCTGGTTGCTGGGAGTGCCAACGGGAGCTCTGGCGTTGGCTCTCTTTATCCCTCTTGTCTCCGCTTCCTCGTCAGCCCAGGGCCGGGCTCTGAGCTGGCTGGCTCGGCGATCGTGGGGGCTCTGGATCGCGTTGGCAGCCGTGGGAGCTGGACTGGTCTGGGCAAGTCGAGGATGGGGCACCGCACTACGGCCTGAGGTGTGGCAGGCGGCGTGGGCGATGTGGCGCGATCACCCCTGGCTGGGCGTTGGATTGGATGGTTTTCAGTGGGCCTACCCACGGTATATGGCCTTGGACGCCTGGCGCGAGCCGCTGCTGTACCACCCCCACAACCTCGTGCTGGAGCTCGGCACGTGGATGGGCACCTTGGGCCTGCTGGCCATGGTTGCCATCATCTACGCTTGGGCAAAGCTTTGGCGGGCTGCGATGCGAATGGCGCCATCGCCAGTGCTGGTTGGGGTTGCGGCGGGCTGGACGGCCGGCCTGGTGCATGGGCTGGTAGATGCCGCCTTTTTCCTGCCCCATCTGGCCTTTCTGACGATGACCGCTTTGGGTGTAACGGCGGCGTATAAGGTTGACTTGCCCTCTCGCCGTGCTAGAATCGAGTGA
- a CDS encoding DeoR/GlpR family DNA-binding transcription regulator, with translation MDTRVALSSLERQEQLRRFIEERRRVTVAQICQQFAVSVATARRDLEALAQRGEVQRVHGGAIAVRRAPPELPVLQRQADQAEEKRRIGQAAAALVADGETVFLGSGTTVLEVARHLRDRRDLTVISNSLPVINLLADAPGITVIGLGGILRRSELSLIGHITEKALAEVRADKVILGIRAIDAEHGLTNDYLPETMTDRAILNIGREVIVVADHTKCGRVSAAFVAPLSTIHTLVTDVQTPPDFVAALVSRGIRVLTV, from the coding sequence ATGGACACAAGAGTAGCCCTCTCCAGTCTAGAGAGACAGGAGCAGTTGCGACGGTTTATCGAGGAACGGCGACGGGTTACCGTCGCGCAGATCTGCCAGCAATTCGCAGTAAGCGTAGCTACCGCCCGGCGTGATCTAGAGGCGTTGGCCCAGCGTGGCGAAGTGCAACGCGTGCATGGCGGTGCCATTGCTGTCCGCCGCGCCCCACCAGAACTGCCGGTGCTCCAGCGCCAAGCCGATCAAGCTGAGGAAAAGCGACGGATTGGCCAAGCGGCAGCCGCGCTCGTCGCCGACGGGGAGACGGTCTTCCTGGGCAGTGGCACTACCGTGTTGGAGGTTGCGCGTCATCTGCGCGATCGCCGCGATCTCACCGTGATCTCGAACTCGTTGCCGGTCATCAACCTGTTGGCCGACGCTCCCGGCATCACGGTGATCGGCCTCGGGGGCATCCTGCGTCGCAGCGAGCTGTCGCTCATCGGCCACATCACCGAAAAGGCCCTGGCAGAGGTGCGCGCAGACAAGGTTATCTTGGGCATCCGTGCCATTGATGCCGAGCACGGCCTGACCAACGACTACCTGCCCGAGACGATGACTGATCGGGCGATCCTGAACATCGGACGTGAGGTCATCGTTGTAGCCGATCATACTAAATGCGGGCGCGTCTCGGCAGCCTTCGTCGCCCCTTTGAGCACGATCCACACGCTCGTTACCGATGTCCAGACGCCTCCAGACTTCGTTGCCGCGCTGGTGAGCCGGGGCATCCGGGTGTTAACTGTTTAG